From [Clostridium] symbiosum, a single genomic window includes:
- a CDS encoding NAD(+) synthase: protein MKDGFIRVAASTPEVKVADVEFNREQICARIEEGRERGAKIMVFPELVLTGYTCGELFNQKPLLSKAKAELEKLVDFTAGSDMLVFVGVPWEYNNKLYNTAAAIQDGELLGFVTKMSLPNYSEFYEMRYFNPGFVKPVAVPWKDGYVVMGSRILFNCTNVENLVIGAEICEDVWVLNPPSIAHAAAGATVIVNCSASDETTGKSDYRRSLISGQSARLLCGYVYANAGEGESTQDLVFGGQNIIAENGTMLAESRRFENETIYADLDLERLECERRRMTTYQTEGRENYVFIDFNLQEDDRETEREIDPSPFVPHGEESRNKRCEEILSIQAMGLKKRLKHTNCKCAVIGISGGLDSTLALLVTARAFDLLGLPRENIISVTMPCFGTTDRTYNNACCLTKKLGATLLEVDIKEAVTTHFRDIGHDGSVHDVTYENSQARERTQVLMDLANQYNGMVIGTGDMSELALGWATYNGDHMSMYGVNSSVPKTLVRHLVRYYADTCGEKELGDVLLDVLDTPVSPELLPPQKDGEIAQKTEDLVGPYELHDFYLYYILRYGYHPGKIYRLALKAFDGTYDKETILKWLKVFYRRFFNQQFKRSCLPDGPKVGSAAVSPRGDLRMPSDASSRLWLDELEQIEA, encoded by the coding sequence ATGAAAGACGGATTTATCCGTGTTGCGGCGTCAACACCGGAAGTGAAGGTAGCGGATGTAGAATTTAACAGAGAGCAGATTTGTGCCAGGATTGAAGAGGGCAGAGAGCGGGGAGCCAAGATTATGGTGTTTCCTGAGCTGGTGCTGACCGGTTATACCTGCGGGGAGTTGTTTAACCAGAAACCGCTGCTCTCAAAGGCGAAGGCAGAGCTTGAAAAGCTGGTGGATTTTACGGCAGGAAGCGATATGCTCGTTTTTGTAGGCGTTCCCTGGGAATATAATAATAAGCTTTATAATACGGCGGCTGCCATCCAGGATGGAGAGCTCTTAGGCTTTGTCACGAAGATGTCTCTGCCGAATTATTCGGAATTTTATGAGATGCGCTATTTTAACCCGGGATTTGTAAAGCCGGTAGCGGTTCCCTGGAAAGACGGCTATGTCGTCATGGGAAGCAGGATCTTATTTAACTGTACGAATGTGGAAAATCTGGTGATTGGAGCCGAGATTTGTGAGGATGTCTGGGTTTTGAATCCGCCGAGCATTGCCCATGCGGCTGCAGGAGCCACGGTGATTGTCAACTGCTCCGCCAGCGATGAGACGACGGGGAAGAGTGATTACAGGAGAAGCCTCATTTCAGGCCAGTCGGCAAGGCTCCTCTGCGGCTATGTATATGCTAACGCGGGCGAGGGTGAATCCACCCAGGATCTCGTTTTCGGAGGACAGAATATTATTGCGGAAAACGGCACAATGCTGGCCGAATCACGCCGTTTTGAGAATGAAACGATTTACGCCGACCTCGATCTGGAACGCCTGGAGTGCGAACGCCGCAGGATGACGACTTATCAGACGGAGGGGCGTGAGAATTACGTTTTTATTGACTTTAATTTACAGGAAGACGATCGTGAAACGGAGCGCGAGATTGATCCGTCGCCATTTGTGCCTCATGGTGAGGAAAGCAGGAACAAACGGTGTGAGGAAATTCTCTCCATCCAGGCAATGGGGCTGAAAAAACGTCTGAAACATACTAACTGTAAGTGCGCCGTAATTGGCATCTCCGGCGGTCTGGATTCCACGCTTGCACTGCTTGTCACGGCCAGGGCCTTTGATCTGCTGGGTCTTCCGAGGGAAAATATCATCTCGGTCACGATGCCGTGCTTTGGCACGACGGACAGAACCTACAATAATGCCTGCTGCCTGACGAAAAAACTGGGCGCTACGCTGCTGGAAGTGGATATTAAGGAAGCCGTGACCACTCATTTCAGAGATATCGGCCATGACGGTTCGGTGCACGATGTGACCTATGAAAATTCCCAGGCCAGGGAACGCACCCAGGTGCTGATGGATCTGGCAAACCAGTATAACGGCATGGTAATCGGAACCGGTGATATGTCGGAGCTGGCTCTCGGCTGGGCAACCTACAATGGTGACCACATGTCCATGTACGGTGTGAACAGTTCCGTTCCCAAAACGCTGGTTCGTCATCTGGTGCGCTATTATGCTGATACCTGCGGGGAAAAGGAGCTTGGGGACGTGTTGCTGGATGTGCTTGACACCCCGGTCAGCCCGGAACTTCTGCCTCCCCAGAAGGACGGGGAGATAGCCCAGAAGACGGAAGATCTGGTGGGGCCGTACGAGCTTCATGATTTCTATCTGTACTATATTCTGCGTTACGGATATCATCCCGGAAAAATTTACCGTCTGGCTCTTAAGGCGTTTGACGGGACATATGATAAAGAAACGATTTTAAAATGGCTGAAGGTATTTTACCGCAGATTCTTTAACCAGCAGTTTAAACGCTCCTGCCTCCCGGACGGCCCGAAGGTGGGTTCCGCCGCAGTTTCACCGAGAGGTGATCTGAGGATGCCGAGTGATGCCAGCAGCAGGCTCTGGCTGGATGAACTGGAGCAGATTGAGGCATAA